The Neospora caninum Liverpool complete genome, chromosome IV genome segment acccTAACGCACTTTCCTTGACAATTCcgtatatgtgtgtgcagtaaaacatatatatatatatatatatatatgtatgtatacatgcatgcaccaggAGCACATTTGACTCGGGGTGTTCGGCGAGGAGGGGCGTTCGAATCGCCGTCGTCACTCAGATGGGGGCGAAACAGCCGCCTCTGCGAACGCAGGTGGAAACGTCCGTTTCGGGCCGAGGGATGCAACATAGAAAGCTCTCGCGTGAGGCGAAGGGCGAAAAAACGTCCACGCTTTTCTCACGggtctctccccttttccctcctAGCGGAAAGACAGGGCCTGTCGAACGAGCAGTATGAAGACGCAGCCATccaggggaaggagaggaggggcAAGACCGGTCGACGAAGCGGGGCAATTTGAGAACTGCAcgaactgcatgcattgTGCTTCTCCAGAACACTCGAATTAATTCGCGAAAAGAGATGGGACGCACACAGGTGCTTCGAAACCCATCGCGACAGACACGCGACGGAACCTGTAAGACGAAAGACGCAttcactctctcttctcccgccggACTCCGCTGTTAGATCGCCCGAATATTGAAAGCGTATCAGTATAGTGACACGGAAACAAAATCGGGTTTTATGGTCTTTCCCCGGGAGGAATTACGTCTTTTCGTGTGCGGTGCGTTCAGATGCAGTTCCCACAAGCTCGACGCAAGAATGTAGAAaaaagaagggcgagacTGACCCGTCACGCCCCGAAACAGCCGCACTGAAGGGCCGGAACTACACAGAGACATCAGTATAGAtccacatacatatatacacgcattCATAGAGATATGTGCATGGAACAACGAACTCGTCGGCGAACTGCACGTCTCCTTCCTATACCGTCAAAAGCGCGTCCTGCCcatcttttccttttcattTTCTCCCCATCAATGCCTCTCTTTCACTTGCgttccctgttttctcttccgggTATGTGCGCGCCCGcggtcgttctcttcctcgcttcttcgcatctctgcctcttttgcCGCCCGTCTCAGTCCTCgccgtgtctcgcctctcttctcactcgctttctctctccccgcttcttccccgtgcactccttctcccgctctccgGCCCCTTCTGTCGCGCTGTcatctgtgtgtctcttgtcctctttctttctcgccgttgAGTCTAAGCCTCAGAGAGGCCGAGCTCTGCGCGCGCTGCGCTGCGCCCACGCCCAGCCGATCCTTCTGAGGATCCAGGCGACGAGCCACGCGCCGCCCaagtcgaggaagacgagaccgACGATTTGCCGTTTGAATGCGCCGTTGGGGAAGGGGACCAGAGACAGGGTTTCGTTCAGGCTGGGCACCAACTCGAAGACCAGCGTCAGGAGCGTGGCGATGAGGAAACCGAGCGTGACGACGAGCGGCCTGTTCTCAACGAGAGGGACCATGAACGGGGCGCCTTCGTAGTTGCTGAGGAACGTGGACGCATGCATCGAGGCGATGAGGAGAAACACCACGGAGTTCACCAGGTTCGGCTCGAAGTGGCCGTCCAGATTCGGCGTATAGTCGGGCGCGCGAAACGCCTTGGCCAGGTCCCAGGCGGAGTACAAAGTGTAGGTGTGGAGCGCCGCCtggagggcgagggagaggaagaccagCGGGTGAAAGATCGAGGCAATCGGGCGACAGGAGCCCATCTCGACGGACGGGCGCGTCTTTGAGATCATCAGAGTGAGCAGCGTGCACAGCAGGTTCTCGAGGATGGTTTGCAGGTCGCCCAGCTTGACTCCGTCGAGCgtgaggacggagagagcgaacgcgGTGATCGTCGAGTTCAAAGCCATCAGCTTGTACATCATGATGACGGTGACCAGCGTCGCTCGCCCCGACCGCAGAATCAGCGGCACGCACCGAATCGAATCGCCTTTGAAGGTGAAGGGTGAGGCAATGGACGCGTCGCCCAGACGCACGAGCGGCGGGCCGTCGTCCAGCTGCTCCCACATTTCTGCCATCCGCCGCTCCAACTCTTTCTTGCTCGCGACTCCGGGTCTGCCGCCAAGCGGAGAAACGCTGGCCGCGTGTGGGCTGCCAGGGACaagcgcgccgccgccgccgaccGCGCCGCCCTTCTTGGCCTCCTGGTCGCCCCGCTCCGGGCGACTGCAGCTGCCCCGAGTCGAGCTCGCCTCCTGACAGAGCAGCGAGACGCCCACGTGGGCGGCTTTGAGAGCCCCCACGTCGTTCGTCCCGTCCCCGCACATCAGCGTGGTCAGTCCCGAGGCATTCAGGGCAATCAGAACCAGTTCTTTCTGCTGCGGAGACATCCGCGCAAAGACGCCGACAAACGGCAGCAGTGGCTGCAACACCTCGACGTGCTCGCTGACCGAGACCGCCCCAAACGCGTCCAGGAGCGCAGAGATCACCGGCCCCGTCAGGCACAAGTGGAACTCCTCGGCGAGCCGCTCCAACCCCGTCCACCGaggccgcgaagacgcggaagaaacgTCCTGGCCGGGGCTGGGAGTGGCGgccaggaaggcgagcaaCGGGATACTCTGCCGGCCGTCTCGACTCTCCCAGAAGAAATGTTCCAAAGCGGGCGGCAgcgccgacgcaggcgaggaagacgcgagcgcgcTCGGAGCCGTCGGCGGAGCGCGCCGCTGGCGGAGGCCGTCCGCGACAGGAGGCGCGTTCTCAGCTTCGCCGCTTGGTAGCGAAGCACCCCGGCGTCGGTCTCCACACTTCAAAATGAGAATGGGCCGTGAAACTGAATGGGtctccgcgtcgctctccgtctccgcgccggcgttcttctcgctcgcgtctcgagaagacgcagactCCTCTCGGAAAATCCCCACGTCTGCAGCCACTTGACACGCCGTCAGGGGACTGTCGCCCGTAATCATGATGGCGCGATGCCCGGCCCTCGAAACGACGTCGATGTCGGATTTCGTGCCTTTCTTGATCGGGCATGTCACCACCAAGAAACCTGCAAAGGAAAGGTTCTTCTCCAGATCCGACCGCTGCGCATGCGAGGCACCAGGCTCCACTTGCTTGTACGCGAGAGCGAGTACCCGGTAACCCTGCGATAGCAAGTCGGTGGGAGATTCAGGCACACagtgcagaaaaaaaaacaaccCTTGAGccgcgttctgtctctcccgaaTTTGATGTAAAAACACCCCCAtgcttcggcttcttccttcctctcttgggCGAGCTCAGTTGCCCCATGCACTTTGTCTCGCGCTTTCTTTCGCATCTCCAGCACTTGCCAGGTTGCTGCCTTTTccggttcttctcttttgtcgctttctcccctccctgCTAAGCTGAGGGCCTCTCCAGAGACGCGAGTTCGCCACTCGCAGGCCGCGcgttccgtctccgttttcgctcgCCCTTTTGCTTTCCTAGCGTGTAcggtgtgtctctccgttaCGCTCCTGGCGCGCCCGTCTGGCTGAGCGGAGTCTCGGGCTTACCTTCATGCAAAAACCAGTGTACAACGCGTCGTAGAAAGAAGGGACATCTTTGAGGAGCTTCTTGATCATTTCAGGGGATCCCTTTGAGGCGACAAAGTCCGCATACCCCGCGTCTGGGGTTCGGTCCTTTGGCGGATTTCCCAGAAACGCCTGCACGCTTTTCGACGCGGCACAGGCGCCGTGCCACGGCATCCGCGGGCCGTCCACACGCGCCACAACGGTCATTCTTTGgaggacagaagaaaacgggaagcgacgaagaatGGAGATGCGGTCCTGCTGAAATGTCGAGCTCGTAGGCAGCGGCCACGGGCCTACACAGGTACAAGCGGAAACCCGCAAGAGAAGATGACCAAACCAGCGGActcgggagacagcgacgagatAGAGACATTCTGTCTTTGCTTCCCTCCCTAAAGGCACCAAACGCTGTGCAAACCGACGACGCGTACCCACCCCACATCcgcacgtatatatatatatatatatatatatatatctttgtAACTGGAAATGTGGGTGAACCCGTAGTCAAGCAGATGGGTAGGGATGTAGAGAGCGTGGTCCACCTCGCCAGATGACAGGCGGTACGCAGAGTCGCGTTCGTCGTTCAAATGACACAGATTTGTGAGCCGAACAGAGGAAGGTGCCTAGGATGCAAGACGAAGCACACAGGACGGGGGGCAACCGGCTGCCTGCATCGGAAAACACACTTACGGGGAGCAGACACGACGCAGTCAGGCGAAGTGAGCGTCCATCCAACCGCGGAGAAggccgccttctccaggGGATCTCCCAAGAGGTGTCCATCGACGACTGCCAAGGCGTGGCAAGCGCCCATAACTGCCACGGTATCAAAGGGCAGAACctgagaagaaagcgcgtgGAAGAAAAGTCGGACAGCCAAGTTGAGAAAACCCTATGTCAGATGGACACACGACTGTGCGAGGCAGCGGGAGAACGCGGATTTACACGTATTGTGGAAACTGGTCAACTCGGTAGGTAGAGCGGGAGATCCACGGATGTGCGTGCTTGCTGGCGTGGTCTCCTTGCGTTCTGTTGTGTCCTTTTATGTTCCCAGTTTTGTTTCGGCTCTTTCCGCTGCGTGGCTGACCTGCGTGACGAGGGTGTCCTCTTCAGCGTTGCCGAGGTCTGTTCCTCCGGCGGTTGCCGACTGCTTCGGCTCCTGTCCgcctgtctgtacaccgtAGACGCCTTTCACGCGCATGGAATCCGAGGTCAGAGTTCCCGTTTTGTCGAAGGCACACACATCGACCTGACCGGCGTAGGGCACTCGGAACGGTTCGGTGCAGAAAATCTGCTgagtgaagagaagcagcagcGACATGGTCACTGCGAGGGAGAGCGTGATGGGGAACTCCGCAGGGACGACAGCCATGACGATGTgggagcaggagagaaagagcttGAATCGAGACCGGTCCGCGTTTTGAATGCCTTCTCGGAGAACGTAGGCGGACGCGCACAgcgcgagaacgagaagaagcccCAAAAACAGCCACGCCTCGCGACTCGCCACCGTCACGCGACCGTGACAATAGAGAATCGTCCGCACGAGCTTACcctgagaggagacagagtcgcagagggacagagacaggccgtGCACGGcaaagcgagggaagaaccAGGAAGAACGCGTCGAGGGGGGGAGGAGTACGGGGAGCGAGGCacgaagagaacgcgacacagaaaggagtgagagaccagagagaaCCAGGGGGAGGAACACACATCGTGAACAGGAAAGAACGGTAGCGAGAGACATGATGAATcgctgaagagaagaacgcgacagaTAGGCAAAGCTACCGAAACAGCTCACAGCAGACGGGGGAGCAAAAGAATGATagaggaggagaaacagagcagCCAGGAAAACCGGAGTCTTCCAGGCAATCATGCAATCCGGGAGTGTGTCGTCTACAAGACACAACATGAAAGTCAAGGAACAAGGCCCCAAAGGGCGCTCTATACCTGAGTGGTGCTGAAGGCGGTTCGGAGAACGTAGCCAACACAAGCTTTTGCGGGGACTCGAGCTTTGGAAAAACTGGATTGTTCGTTTCGATGAAGGATAACGGAAGTGCCTGCAAAGATGACGTTTTGTTTATTTCGCATTTCCATATCTAGACAGGTTTCTCCTTccgtccctgtctcgtcctcttgGTTGTTCCctgtcgtctctcgtttcaTGTCGTCGATCTCGAGGGCTACCTTAGTCTGGGGAATCGACTCGCCTGGGGTGATAGAACCGTCAGCACACACCGCAAACGCGTCCTGGGTCTCTGCGAGAGGTTCGGTCAAAATTCTGTTCTCGAAAGcaaaaaaggaggaaaatgCGCATCACATATGGGAGGCGCGGAGAAGATATGCTGTGGAGCTCGGTGGAGTGCCGTTTTTCTCATCGACCAGAGGAGTGTTTTGTATCCGAGGGCAGTTTCATCTCGAGTCCCGTCCTAGGAATGCCCCTCGTCGCTGGTTTCAGCGATCTCCGTGTCCccttgcctttccctttcctcccgcTAATGCGCCCTTCCCCTttgcttgtgtctctcttctttctctctccactgtcttttcttccttctctttccactgtcctttccttctttccttcgcctgtGGCGCTTTGTGTCCCGAGCGATCCTCGCTTGTACCTGTGAGAGTTGCCTCATTGACGACGGCAGAGCCCTGAAGGAGGAGAGCATCCACGGGGCATACAGCGGCGTCCGGTTTGCTCGATCCAGTGATGGCGAAGACATCCCcggggagaaggaaatccGAGCGGATGGGAACCCAGGAGCCCGACCGGAAGACATGGACGGGGCGGGGAGGAATGCGCATGGCCCGGAGCTGCTGGAAATCTTTCAGGCGTTTCTTCACCATTTGGCACTCCAGCAGGACGAGCATCACCAGAGTGAGGAGACTGTATTGCCAGTATTCGTCAATCAgccagaggaaaacgcagcaCATTTGAAACacgaagaagggcgagaccGCGTGCTCCTTGAGCAGTTCTTGGAACGTCGGGATAGGGATGTCATAGTCGTTCAAACCGTATTTCGCCTGCACAGCCTGGACGGAGATATCCTCTGAAGGATCCCACCGGGGGGAGAGCGTTTTTTCGACAGGCGCGCATTGCAGTTCCGAGGCCAGCTTCACGGAAGTGGGCGGAAGAGGCTGGGGACTGGACTGTGGAGCTGCTTCGAGTCCCTTCCATTTGAGATACTCAGACAGAGGCTGACTTTTCGGGAAACGGAGGGGCTCGAAAGAGCTTGTGGCGGGAACAAACATGAACTTCTTTTTACGGTAAAAGAAGAAAGCCTGGTCTGGTCGCCGAATCAGGGGGCACAGCGTTCGTCTTTCCAGCGGCTTACCCCCGGGAGGAATGACGAGAACATCAGTCGCTTCGTCTACTGACGACGTGCGAGTGTGGCCAACGAGGCAATCCAAGGCCACGAACCAGTGGGTGCTGAGATGCAAGAGACCTCCGAGAAAAGCCCACAAAAGGCAGTACAGGAAATACACTGACGAAAACAACCACGCCAGAGTCGGGAAGAGCTCTTCGATCGTCTTTGGCGCCTCTGTGGACGATGACGTAGAAGCATCAATTTCATCGTACTGCGGATCAGATGCACCCGAGCTGGCAGACGGCGGGATTCCAGCCTCCGCGGGTATTCTCTCGGCAGGCTGCGGGTTGCGTGTATCCTCTtccagcgcctctcgcgggTCCGCTGCTGTGTCTGAGGAAGCTGCGTCGCCTAGTGTGCTGGCCGACTCAGGAGGTGGCCTAGGGGATGTTGGAGACACTGGAAGCACGTCTTCGCGGTAGGCGAGGTCGTTGAAGACCAGAACAGCACACGCGCCAACAAGGAGTGCAAAGGGCCAGACATCGTAGCGGAGCGGCCAGGGCTTCTTGCGatacagaaaaaaacgccgcGTACGCAGGTCAGCGGAGGTCGAACCTGAGgagcctcctttctcctgcagGTTGGAAGTTGGCCTGCTCATCTTTACGACAACTTTACCGAGCACAGCCCGGTTGCTAGCCACGGAGAACGCCTTCTTGAGATTTTGCAGTGCCAGGTGTGAGGAAGAAGTCACGATACACACGCACAGTCGAAGATGCGGAACATAGGCGAAAAGGAGCAAGCAAGATCTTTGACTGCGAAATCCAGACCCTGCCCAGTAACAACAACCGGCGGACCGCGGTAGACGAAcaagctgcatgcagtcagTTCTCTGGCCAGTCAGAAACCCACGTACCGCCGCGCTCCGACTGCCACATGACTAAAGCAAACAATTAAAAAAAACTCGAACTTGGCAGGTTTTTTCCTCCGTCGCCGATTCTGCGCAGACTTGCTCCTTTTTTCCGATGCAAAAGATGCCTCATGCGGACAAACACTACAGTCTACGGGCTTGCAGGCGGGCGCACACAGCCTGTGAAACCGCCGATCCCCCACTTCAGAGATTCTTCGTGTCTTTAGAATCGCCACAGAGAAATGCAGAGAAGGGGGGCGGTTGTATGAAGCGATGAAACATTTCATTCACGAACGCTCAGAAGCCCTGTGGATGGTTCATAGACCACTGTGTGCGACAGTCTCGATGTCTTGCATGCACCAGTGGATGCGCATGTCGCGGTTGCAAGACCATCCGTTTGTGACAGACCGAAAGTGTTGCCGCGCGCCATTATCACACACAGCTGAGCACTCTTATAATGGTTCGAAGGGCATGAACAACAGTATGATGGCCGTGCCCAATGATCATGCATAGTCTTATCGATACATGGCAATTTCCGTCGGCTTTCCGTTGGACGCTTACACTGAAACACTCCAAGATACGCTTTTGGGCAGTTGAATTGATCAACTAAGGAAGCCTGTATCGTTGGCAATTTTGGGCGTTGCTGACGCTCTTCGCAGCAGGAGAATGGCACCCAAACGCAGCCCGGGTTTATATCTCAGGGGCACCGTCGGTTGCCCGTCGTTTCACGGAGGAAAGCGCGTGCCAATCGCCCGCGCTCATCGCTGTTGTGTATTGGAGTCTCTACCAGGAAGAAGTGATGGAAACTGCGTCACATGGAATGAATTTTGCCTATAGAAGCTGCTGCCCGGGCTCGACTGAAGCTACAAGTTGGCGTAGGCGTCGCGGCAGTCGCGCGATACCGCATGGTCAATAGCGCACAGAATGAAATTATCGTTCTTCAAACTCGACAAACAGGTTATGGGCACGCTCGTCAGCTTATGAACCCAAGGATGCAGATACGAACGGGAGAAGCTGAGAGTGCGATTTTGGGTCCAGCAACTGTGGTTCACCGGAACGAGCATAACGCGGACCGGTGTCATCCGGAATGCGCACAGCCGGTGGGCAAAGCGGAAAGTCATACGCGTCAGAATGCACGGATTAAAAAAAATGTGCTCAGCCTCCTTGTTCGTCTGCGAACGTGTGTAATACGTCTTAGTTCTTAGCTTCCTGTCCTCACAAGAGCAACTCCGTTTCGGATTTagggtgtatgtacactctGGAAAACGTGTTGCCGTCGTCCTTCTAGATCATATCATTTGAATTCGTGCCACGGTTGGTTATCTGCCATCCGATTACTGGAGAACTGTTCGGAGATTCTCGGAAGAGGGTTtcgttcgccttcctcttctcccacAAACATGCATAGGGCCCAAGAACCCATGGCGAAAATCAACGGCAGCCGTTTCCCGGTTGATCAGTGTGCTTTGCACTTGAACTACGGACCAAGGGCAGTGGAACACCTGATATGCCCCGTGTGCCATGATCTCCTAGACGATCCACTAGCGACGCCCTGCGATCACCATTTTTGCAGGTCTTGCTGTGAGAATCTGAAAAAGTCTAATATTCAGACGTGCCCTCTTTGCAATAAACAGACATATGGTTCaagcgggaaaaaagacgatGACGGCAGAGCTGTGGATACGTGGCTCTTTTCTGACCCCAACAAGTCCTTCGTCCGGATTCTAGAGGGAACTCCAATGATGTGCAGCAATGATGGATGTGGGGAGGTTATTCCACTAGGAGAATTTCCGCAGCATTTAGCTTCCCACTGCATTCAGAGACTAGTCAAGTGTGCCTACGAGGGATGCCAGGAACACGTGAAGGCCGACGAGCTTGAATCCCACATGAAGGCATGCCCCCACAGGACCGTAAACTGTGCTTGCTGCGATGAGACTGTTACTGGTGGCTGCGAAGTGTGGTTGTGCAATTCACGATGTATCGAAAGCCTCCGGGACTTCTACAAAAACGAGCGGAGCAAAATATTGCAGGTACCTTAGATGGACATTTATTCCTTTCCTGACCACTCAAATTTCCATCCACTGCTCCTCCTAACCTTTAGGAATCCAGACTCGAAAAGAACTGTATGGCCAACTGCATTCAGCTGCTTCAGTGGCAGCTGCTCGAGGCTCAGAGGCAGGTTCAATCATTGAAAGCGGAGCTGGTACGGCACGTAAAACTTTGAATCATCAGCCCGTATTGACTTCGTCTTTATACAGCAAGCGCGAATCTCGGGCGAAtgcaaaaggaaaagaatATCAGGTATAGGCTGCCTTGAGTTCACCATCGCGGAGTTCGGTGTCAGAAAAACTGTCATCCCACTCTTACAGATGACACCACTGAACACAACGCAGCCGCGAAAAAATGTGGATCACCAACTATAACGAGCTCGTCGGATAATGCGGCTTCTTTAGAACGGCAAGAAGAACGACAACAGGACTTCACCATAGACTGGACAAAGATGGAGTCAGCTCTCTTAGCTCCGGAAAAAACTTCGGGAAATCCGAATTGAGAGCTTCGCACTTCCTTTAATTACCGTATGATTTACCATATGTATACTTTCGAACACAGCCGT includes the following:
- a CDS encoding putative cation-transporting ATPase — its product is MSRPTSNLQEKGGSSGSTSADLRTRRFFLYRKKPWPLRYDVWPFALLVGACAVLVFNDLAYREDVLPVSPTSPRPPPESASTLGDAASSDTAADPREALEEDTRNPQPAERIPAEAGIPPSASSGASDPQYDEIDASTSSSTEAPKTIEELFPTLAWLFSSVYFLYCLLWAFLGGLLHLSTHWFVALDCLVGHTRTSSVDEATDVLVIPPGGKPLERRTLCPLIRRPDQAFFFYRKKKFMFVPATSSFEPLRFPKSQPLSEYLKWKGLEAAPQSSPQPLPPTSVKLASELQCAPVEKTLSPRWDPSEDISVQAVQAKYGLNDYDIPIPTFQELLKEHAVSPFFVFQMCCVFLWLIDEYWQYSLLTLVMLVLLECQMVKKRLKDFQQLRAMRIPPRPVHVFRSGSWVPIRSDFLLPGDVFAITGSSKPDAAVCPVDALLLQGSAVVNEATLTETQDAFAVCADGSITPGESIPQTKGKLVRTILYCHGRVTVASREAWLFLGLLLVLALCASAYVLREGIQNADRSRFKLFLSCSHIVMAVVPAEFPITLSLAVTMSLLLLFTQQIFCTEPFRVPYAGQVDVCAFDKTGTLTSDSMRVKGVYGVQTGGQEPKQSATAGGTDLGNAEEDTLVTQVLPFDTVAVMGACHALAVVDGHLLGDPLEKAAFSAVGWTLTSPDCVVSAPRPWPLPTSSTFQQDRISILRRFPFSSVLQRMTVVARVDGPRMPWHGACAASKSVQAFLGNPPKDRTPDAGYADFVASKGSPEMIKKLLKDVPSFYDALYTGFCMKGYRVLALAYKQVEPGASHAQRSDLEKNLSFAGFLVVTCPIKKGTKSDIDVVSRAGHRAIMITGDSPLTACQVAADVGIFREESASSRDASEKNAGAETESDAETHSVSRPILILKCGDRRRGASLPSGEAENAPPVADGLRQRRAPPTAPSALASSSPASALPPALEHFFWESRDGRQSIPLLAFLAATPSPGQDVSSASSRPRWTGLERLAEEFHLCLTGPVISALLDAFGAVSVSEHVEVLQPLLPFVGVFARMSPQQKELVLIALNASGLTTLMCGDGTNDVGALKAAHVGVSLLCQEASSTRGSCSRPERGDQEAKKGGAVGGGGALVPGSPHAASVSPLGGRPGVASKKELERRMAEMWEQLDDGPPLVRLGDASIASPFTFKGDSIRCVPLILRSGRATLVTVIMMYKLMALNSTITAFALSVLTLDGVKLGDLQTILENLLCTLLTLMISKTRPSVEMGSCRPIASIFHPLVFLSLALQAALHTYTLYSAWDLAKAFRAPDYTPNLDGHFEPNLVNSVVFLLIASMHASTFLSNYEGAPFMVPLVENRPLVVTLGFLIATLLTLVFELVPSLNETLSLVPFPNGAFKRQIVGLVFLDLGGAWLVAWILRRIGWAWAQRSARRARPL
- a CDS encoding putative zinc finger (C3HC4 RING finger) protein — translated: MAKINGSRFPVDQCALHLNYGPRAVEHLICPVCHDLLDDPLATPCDHHFCRSCCENLKKSNIQTCPLCNKQTYGSSGKKDDDGRAVDTWLFSDPNKSFVRILEGTPMMCSNDGCGEVIPLGEFPQHLASHCIQRLVKCAYEGCQEHVKADELESHMKACPHRTVNCACCDETVTGGCEVWLCNSRCIESLRDFYKNERSKILQVP